The Balaenoptera acutorostrata chromosome 15, mBalAcu1.1, whole genome shotgun sequence genome contains a region encoding:
- the YPEL3 gene encoding LOW QUALITY PROTEIN: protein yippee-like 3 (The sequence of the model RefSeq protein was modified relative to this genomic sequence to represent the inferred CDS: inserted 1 base in 1 codon) codes for MCVALVLTAHXPPLQALGSLCSPWAAPRVGPLPPAPAMVRISKPKTFQAYLDDCHRRYSCAHCRAHLANHDDLISKSFQGSQGRAYLFNSVVNVGCGPAEERVLLTGLHAVADIHCENCKTTLGWKYEQAFESSQKYKEGKYIIELNHMIKDNGWD; via the exons ATGTGTGTGGCCCTGGTCCTGACAGCCC TCCCTCCGCTGCAGGCACTGGGCTCCCTCTGCTCCCCGTGGGCCGCTCCCCGCGTGGGGCCACTGCCCCCGGCCCCCGCCATGGTGCGGATTTCAAAGCCCAAGACGTTTCAGGCCTACTTGGATGATTGTCACCGGAGGTATAGCTGTGCCCACTGCCGTGCTCACCTGGCCAACCACGACGACCTCATCTCCAAG TCCTTCCAGGGTAGTCAGGGGCGTGCCTACCTCTTCAACTCTGT GGTGAACGTGGGCTGCGGGCCAGCCGAGGAGCGGGTGCTGCTGACAGGCCTCCATGCTGTTGCTGACATCCACTGCGAAAACTGCAAGACCACTTTGGGCTGGAAATAT GAACAGGCCTTCGAGAGCAGCCAGAAGTACAAAGAGGGGAAGTACATCATTGAACTCAACCACATGATCAAAGACAATGGCTGGGACTGA